The stretch of DNA TCAATGGTTTGGATCATTTGACCCATAGAAAGCAAAACTTGGAATCGCGTAGCTAATATTTTTAATTTATCATAATCTTTCGCTTGCGAAAGGTCAGTTATTCAAACGAAAACCGCTTTTTTCGAACCATTTCTTCAGCTTCCTCCATTTTTTCAATAAGTTTATCACACCAGCTACAGTAAACACTTTCACATTCACTGCAAAATTTAAGGTATTTATAATACTGTTTTACAATTCTTACTTCTTCTTGGGTAAGTAATTTGTCTGAGGCGTCTTTGTGCCTCAGATATTTGATGAAATCGAAGAAAGGCAAGATGGTTTCTTTTTTTGTTTTATAAATTTTACAGTTTTTGAAATAAGCTATTACAGTTTCCCAACTTGCATTTGCAGGCAATCTCTCATTTGTACAATTGAGCGTATCCCTGGTTTCTGCTATTTCTTCCTGTAGTGTATACTCTTTAAATTGGGAAGGTTTAGTAGAATGAAAAGAATAATATGCTGGCCTTAGTAAAAGTATTGCCACTGTAAGTAAGAAAAATTTCAGAAGGTAGGTCATTTTGCAGTTTTCAAACGTGATTTACTTATTTTTTGATTGCCCAATCCACTAAAAGGAGATATGGTTTATCATTCCAGTCTTTTTCCATTTTGACTTTCCCATCTAGTGTGACATGGTATTTTTCCCAAGATTTGATGAAAAAGTTTTTAGCATTTTGCTGATGTAAATCCCTTGCCTTATCCGTAATGACCTCAATATCCTTATCTAGGCCTTTTCCCTGAGTGACAAGCTCGGAAATTAATTCCTCGAAAGCAGGTATTATGTCGACAATGCCATTAATCTCTACTCTTTCCCCTGTAACCTCTTGGATTTCCTTCGTGTATTGTTCGACGATTTCGGTTTCAGACATTGCTCTGGATCCGCTTAGTATTATGTTTAGCTTTCTCTCATTATTTTGGACCATTGATTTTAGTTTAACCACTTGCTGTTCGATTTGCCTTTTTTCTTGTTGAATTTTGGATATTTCTTCCCGATACGCTTTAATCTGTATTAAATAGGTCCGTGATGTATCCTGGAAATCTTTAATTACCTTGTCTTCGCTCTCTGGAATTTTCGACTGAAATCTACTATAATCATATTTTGCTGATTCGTGCACTTTGCCTTTTTTAACCCAAATTAGCCCATTGTACAATAGGCTGTCATATTCTCGTAATGCAGTGGAGGTGAACCTTAAATGGTTTCCTGCTCCCCATGCTCCACTACTAGGAATGATATCATGGGTGACTACTCCAAGGTCACCAACAAGTAGGTATTCATAATCTATGAGCCCAAAGGCTTTAGTTCGGGCGTATCCAGTAAATTCAAAATATTTTTTGTTGTCATCTTCTTCGTCAACACCGTAAATCTCATTAAAAACTTCGATAGAGGCAAGTGTTCCATAATCTTCTACAATTTCATGGTACTTTTGGGTCAAATACTCCATCGCAGTTTCCGTGAACGCCTGGTAGTCAGCTTCAATTTTGCGTTCTAATTGCTCCTTTGTCTCCATTAACTGGATCTTTATGCCTCTAAGTACTTCATTATCCGCGCTTTCACTCCTAGCTTTTTTTAAGTCCGCTTCTAATCTCTTTTTCTCTTGATAGTCCTTCATTATTTCCGGAGGAATACCATCCTGTGCCAGAATCGTTGAAGCGAAAAAAAAGAAAGAGATGACAAAGTAGATAATGTGTTTCATGATGAATGTTTTAGGTAAATACTTGAAAAATTTGACTTTTCTTCCCCGGGATATTGAATTTTAACGAGCTAATACACATAAAATATAATAATAATAGATACTCTACCCTACTAAATAATTAGGTGATTAGAAAAATACATAAGGAAGCGTCATATTTGGGTTACCTCACTCAAAAATGACTAACTGCCTTATGAAGCAATATTGCTGCTCCGAAGTTACGGCGATTTTGGATAAGTTGCCAATTGTAAAGAATCTGGCTCGTAAAAAATTCATTATACTTTTGTATTGGGGATGATCCAAACTTGATCGCCACACTTTTGTGAGATCGCTCAAGCCTTAATGATGATGCCAAAGTCTCCTCAAATAAAGTCAGGATACAGGATTTTTCCCCAGAGGTGTCGCTAGATTATGAACAGAAAGCCTTATTATTAGCCGTGTTCTTACCTAAAAGTGGAAAAATAACCTTGGGTATTAACCGAACAGAATAGGATTTTGGCAAATGCGAGGTCAATATCCTGATGATTATTGTACATTGCCGACACATTAGTATCCCTTTGTATTGGGAGTTACTGGACAATAATAGCGGCAACTCCAATACGGAAGATCGAATCGATCTGCTTAAAAAATGTATCCAACTATTGTACCACTACCATAGTCCTAAAATTCCTCCCCTCCTCGTCTTGCAACCAAACCACATACATCCCAGATGAAAGCTGGATCTCCTTTCGATAGCTAAATATGTTTTGGAGGTTCTCTGTAAATACCCGCCGCCCAAGCATATCAACCACTTGAATATGTAGGGATTTAATGTTGTTTTCCTGAGAATTTGGCGCAATATGGATCTTTAGGTTTTGGCCTACACCTACTGGATTAGGAAAAACAGTTATGTCAAGAATATCCAATAAATTGGGATCAGTTGATTTATCAATGCAAATTTCTCCTTCCCCTAAGAAATCCAGACGTAGGATTGTTGTATCCAATCTCACCAATTGAATCGAACGACGATATAAACTGTCATTGGAAAACCGGACATAGGAACATCCATCAAATGTTTCTTTTATGCCTACCCTGAATTGAAACAACTCTCTATTGTCCGACCTGAAAATTTCATTGGTATCGCGAACATCGTAGTGAAATAAAAGTGTTGAACCGTCTATGATTTGATACTCGTATCCGTGTGTTAAGTTCACATTTTTCATCTCCAGGATTTCCAGTTCAGGGTCTACCTTGAGGGCGACATCAAATGCCATGATACGAATAAAGTCTGCGGTTCGTACTGTTAAATCGACAACTCCTTCCTTATAAACTAAGTTCGAATCCAGATATAATTTCAGGGGTACAGTTGGACAAACGACAGCCCAACTCAACCTATTAGGATTGATAATTTGCGGTTGTTGGTCTACAAAATGTGTAACCTGAAACGGCATATAATTATTTGAAAAATTCACGCTTCTACAATAAGACATCTCATCTCCTACTACCAATTCAATTGTAAAAAGCGTAGTGCTATCAGGAATATGCATTCCCTCTTCCAAAGGCCCTAACACAAAGGTCATATCTGTACTATCCACAATAGTCAAATTGATTTGATCAGCGAATTGATCTGAGTAAGCATTGATTAATTTCATTGCCCTATCACCGCTGTAAATTCCTCCTGAAGCTTGTAAAATAGTATCAAAATTAAGCACCTTCACAGGAATTGATAAGGTATCACCTCTCTTAATTACCTGATTCAATCCCTCCATAAAAAACTGACCGTATTCGAATGGGGTACGGGTAATAACTTCATGTATTATCGCTTTTTCATAAAGGGAATCCGGAATAGAGCCTGCATTCCCCAATCCAGGAGGATTACAATCTTTATCCAGTAAAAACAATTGATATTCAGTAGCATACCTATCTTGTCCTCCAGTTACTACATCTATACAAAAACTACCATCACAGGCAAGGCGAATCTTTTTGTCGGCATAAGTTGGCTTCACCCACCAGCTGCCATTTACTTTGATATATAGAGCCAAATTGTAATCACAAGGCCTGATCCCATCCACTTTACCGCATAATATCCCTCCAGGGTCTCCAAAGGTAGGTATTTGATTAAAAGTCACATTAGGCCTACCTAAATCATTTGCAATGAACTGGCAAGTCCAAACCGTCGAGTCAATAACAGGAGATTGAGTCAAAATTTCGTGCAGCCCTGGTTTTAAAATTAGACTATCCAGATCCGGATTGTAAGTGAACAGGCCCCAATAACCTTCTTGTGGGTTGGTCACACTGTACTTCCAGGGCTCATCAAAGGCGGAGAACCAGGTAAGTGGGATTCCAGTGTATTCTTTCCAAGCCAATAGGTCGGACAAATAAGATTGTAGGTTAACCAAATTTGGAACAGCCTGCCCTATGGTGTTACCATCTGTAGGCCACCCCGTCTCCGAAACCATTATTTCTTTATCACCTGCTATCTCTTGAATAGCCCGATACATTTCATTGAAAGCATATGGAGCACAGTCAATATCTTCTCCTTCCCAATAAGGATAGGCATTATAATAAAGAAAGTCAACAGCTTCTACCAGTTCAGGGTTTGCAATTAACACACCATAAATATCGGCCACTGAAACTGGAATTCCAGGAACTTCAGCTTTGACGTAGTTGATGTATTCCACCCAGCGGCTTATAGGAAATTCATTGCGCAAGCCTGCTTCAGAGCCGACTATAAGACGATCGGCTACTCCAGCCTGAGCTAGCGCTATTCCATTTTCGATTTCCATAGCATTGGTCAGCGTATCGCTATCCAACCAAATGCCTACTATAATGGTCTCGAATCCCATCTCCTTGGCTAAATAGGCGACAGAATCCAATGGTGGACTTGGTGAAAAAATGCGAATACAATTGCAATAAGGCTTCACAGCATTCAATCCTTGCAGTATTTGGGTAGTTGGAATATTAGACCCTCGTCGGGGATCCTGACCTACTTTGTAATAAGGACTAAAGTTTAAGCAAAAAGGCGTTTGTGCAGCTAAAACAAAAGGAGCCACCATGAATAAAAAAAATAATCGATAAAAAGGGTTGAAGGTGCTTATTAAGTTCATAATCAAATCATTTGGATTAATTAAAAACTATTCTGTACCTCAAAAGAATGAAGAGATAAGCTTTCAGACAAACATCAAACAATTAATAATCAAGTATTTTCGAACACCTGCATATTAGTGTATATTAGTGTATAATAATGTATGACAACAATGAGTAGGATAAAATTAAACCGAACCCAATTCTGGCAGTTGCACAAACAGATATTCGAAAAATGTTTTGGACATGATTTTAATATTGCTTTTCAAAACACACCTGATGTAACTAAGTTATATGGCTTTGGCAAAGCAAAAGATTACGAGAACAGTATTAAAAACATTATTGATCCAAATGGACAAAAGAAACTTAATACACGCTTACTTCATGACCTTCGTAAGGACTTTGACCAAGGTGAGACATTTTTTGAAATCACCGAGTATCTCCTGAGTGGGCTTCTTTCTTATTTGAAAATAAAATTTGCAGACTTAAACACTAATGAACCGCCTCCTTTAGTAATAAAACATCAACATAATATAGACTTTTCAACGAAACATGATAGTGATTTTGACGCTAGATTTGCTGACTTAAAAAACTCCGTTTGGTACCTTTATGTTAAGGATAAAAATGCCGAAGGAAAAGATGTAGTTTTTCGATCTATCCTCCAAATAGAAGGCGCCGATAAAAATATTAACGGAGACCTCAATGTTTACATACTAACACCTGGAAATGCTGAATTCAGCAATTTTAAAGGAAAATTAATAAAGAATTACTCAAACCTCAATGTAATTCACATTATCCTTAATGCAGACTCTATATTGCCGATTCACACCAAATTCAGATACCTCGTTTTTCGAATCGAAGCAACAGGTAAAATAGATCGCACCAAAGAACTCTACTTTGGTCAATATCTAAGATACGACTCCAATAATGTAATTAGTTCCAGTACTATCATTGCCCATAGACAAGACGAAACGAATAAGCATCAACTAAAACCTACAGAATATATTGATGGTGCACATGAGGTCGAAAAAAATATAGCCGCCTATTTTAGGTTAGCCCCATCCACGCTATTTTCACTTTCCAATATTTTTAGCCCCCATGATCTTGAGCGGGAAGTACACAAGTTAAAACTGGAACATCACGATCAACAGATTCCTAAAATTGATCTCTACATTGCAGCGCCAATTACGTATTTATTAAATCGAAAAGTTGAACTAGAAGACTTGTACCATCAAATTGAAATGCTAAGCCAAAACCCAATCCTGAACACCTTAGGAATTGAACAAATTTATTATAGAAAAAAACAAGATTTATATGAAAGAACATCCCCTAATAATCAA from Saprospiraceae bacterium encodes:
- a CDS encoding glycosyl hydrolase family 17 protein, which translates into the protein MNLISTFNPFYRLFFLFMVAPFVLAAQTPFCLNFSPYYKVGQDPRRGSNIPTTQILQGLNAVKPYCNCIRIFSPSPPLDSVAYLAKEMGFETIIVGIWLDSDTLTNAMEIENGIALAQAGVADRLIVGSEAGLRNEFPISRWVEYINYVKAEVPGIPVSVADIYGVLIANPELVEAVDFLYYNAYPYWEGEDIDCAPYAFNEMYRAIQEIAGDKEIMVSETGWPTDGNTIGQAVPNLVNLQSYLSDLLAWKEYTGIPLTWFSAFDEPWKYSVTNPQEGYWGLFTYNPDLDSLILKPGLHEILTQSPVIDSTVWTCQFIANDLGRPNVTFNQIPTFGDPGGILCGKVDGIRPCDYNLALYIKVNGSWWVKPTYADKKIRLACDGSFCIDVVTGGQDRYATEYQLFLLDKDCNPPGLGNAGSIPDSLYEKAIIHEVITRTPFEYGQFFMEGLNQVIKRGDTLSIPVKVLNFDTILQASGGIYSGDRAMKLINAYSDQFADQINLTIVDSTDMTFVLGPLEEGMHIPDSTTLFTIELVVGDEMSYCRSVNFSNNYMPFQVTHFVDQQPQIINPNRLSWAVVCPTVPLKLYLDSNLVYKEGVVDLTVRTADFIRIMAFDVALKVDPELEILEMKNVNLTHGYEYQIIDGSTLLFHYDVRDTNEIFRSDNRELFQFRVGIKETFDGCSYVRFSNDSLYRRSIQLVRLDTTILRLDFLGEGEICIDKSTDPNLLDILDITVFPNPVGVGQNLKIHIAPNSQENNIKSLHIQVVDMLGRRVFTENLQNIFSYRKEIQLSSGMYVVWLQDEEGRNFRTMVVVQ